A stretch of Pseudoprevotella muciniphila DNA encodes these proteins:
- a CDS encoding 30S ribosomal protein S16 gives MATKIRLQRRGHKGYAFYSIVIADARAPRDGKFTEKIGTYNPNTDPATVDLNFERALYWLEAGAQPTDTVRNILSKEGVLLMKHLKGGVKKGAFDEAAAQAKFDAWKKERDEKNAAAKGKVAAEKKADADARLAAEKKVNEEIAKKVAEKKAAEHAAEAEAEAAEAAETAEAPAEETTEAPAEA, from the coding sequence ATGGCAACTAAAATCAGATTGCAGCGTCGCGGACACAAAGGATATGCTTTCTACAGCATCGTTATCGCCGACGCAAGAGCACCACGTGATGGTAAATTTACTGAAAAGATCGGTACTTACAACCCTAACACCGATCCCGCCACAGTAGATTTGAATTTTGAACGCGCACTTTATTGGCTCGAGGCCGGCGCGCAGCCCACTGACACCGTTCGCAACATCCTCTCCAAGGAAGGCGTACTCCTCATGAAGCACCTCAAGGGTGGCGTGAAGAAGGGCGCATTCGACGAAGCAGCCGCACAGGCTAAGTTCGACGCATGGAAGAAGGAACGCGACGAGAAAAATGCTGCAGCAAAGGGCAAGGTAGCCGCTGAAAAGAAAGCAGATGCCGACGCACGCCTCGCTGCCGAAAAGAAAGTGAACGAAGAAATCGCAAAGAAAGTGGCTGAAAAGAAAGCCGCTGAGCACGCAGCAGAAGCAGAAGCCGAAGCAGCCGAAGCAGCCGAAACAGCAGAAGCTCCCGCAGAGGAAACAACAGAAGCCCCTGCAGAAGCATAA
- a CDS encoding virulence RhuM family protein, translating into MERREIRNSTAEFLIFQIEGKQQGIEVYYKDKTVWCTQKAMSILFDCSTDNVGVHLQNIYETQELSKEATTEKISVVRQEGNRNVNRTLQFYNLDAVISVGYRVNSIRATQFRQWATSVLRDYAIRGYVIDRKRMENGTFLDEDYFEHLLAEIREIRLSERRFYQKLTDIYATAIDYNRDAPTTRQFFKVMQNKMHYAVHGHTAAELIVERADAEQEHMGLTTWENAPDGKIVKTDVSIAKNYLKQAELSDMGQLVNGVLELAERMAKRHVPMTMEDWAKQIDTILAAGGNDILQNAGNITAEQAKEHAETEFEKYRIIQDRLFQSDFDKFLSELPYIEE; encoded by the coding sequence ATGGAAAGAAGAGAAATAAGAAATAGCACAGCAGAGTTCCTTATCTTCCAGATAGAAGGAAAGCAGCAAGGCATAGAAGTATATTATAAGGACAAAACCGTATGGTGTACACAGAAAGCCATGAGCATACTTTTCGACTGTTCTACGGACAATGTGGGTGTGCATTTACAGAATATCTACGAAACACAAGAACTGAGCAAGGAGGCAACTACCGAGAAAATTTCGGTAGTTCGACAAGAAGGAAACAGAAATGTTAATCGTACGCTTCAATTCTACAATCTCGATGCAGTAATAAGCGTAGGCTATCGCGTCAATTCAATACGAGCAACACAGTTCCGCCAGTGGGCAACGAGCGTTCTGCGAGATTATGCCATTCGGGGATATGTCATCGACCGAAAGCGGATGGAGAACGGCACATTTCTCGATGAAGACTATTTCGAGCACCTCTTGGCAGAAATCAGGGAAATACGTCTCTCCGAGCGTCGCTTCTATCAGAAACTGACCGATATTTATGCTACAGCCATAGACTATAATCGCGATGCACCCACAACACGGCAGTTCTTCAAGGTGATGCAGAACAAGATGCATTATGCCGTTCATGGGCATACGGCAGCAGAACTGATTGTAGAGCGGGCAGATGCAGAGCAAGAGCACATGGGGCTGACCACGTGGGAGAACGCACCGGACGGAAAAATAGTAAAGACAGATGTCTCAATTGCCAAAAACTACTTGAAACAGGCGGAACTGTCTGACATGGGACAACTCGTGAACGGTGTGCTCGAACTCGCAGAGCGCATGGCTAAGCGGCATGTTCCCATGACAATGGAGGACTGGGCAAAGCAGATAGACACCATCTTGGCTGCCGGAGGCAATGACATCCTGCAAAACGCAGGAAACATAACTGCCGAACAAGCAAAAGAACATGCCGAAACTGAATTCGAAAAATACCGAATAATCCAAGACCGCCTCTTCCAAAGCGATTTCGACAAGTTCTTGAGCGAATTGCCGTACATCGAAGAGTAA
- a CDS encoding tetratricopeptide repeat protein: MDQNTFQVLYDDATQCLESNRLLKALDALDGLVALAADWDNSQKLKDLRQAYAMMLEYMRQGIEDPQREQMYKSFYRKAYEIRNATYFKNYFQYADNAQAAARRTLDNLSRTITFSDITDPATSYRNIFDLIWTSAQLTTEQERIVADALESKEVGRTAKCLIISAMMMSALSCFDVAKMKIMLNLCEHADVQIRARALVGFVMVFIEHEEQAMLYPELAAQWSLFLDRQGARNDVLALQLQLLLSLETKNIAKSLQEDILPEMMKNARKYSENGNIDIEQFNAEMTDLGLNPEWENDANNKELGKKIKSIIEWQQKGADVYMSSFSMLKQRFPFFDVVANWFCPYDENHPDLHISAPMRDFTRLLTNSVALCSSDKYSFCLVLAEMPAQNIEMLKGQIEGMIEGKDLELDFGDDGQADMNVAIRVYLQDLYRFFCLYRRRAGLPNPFANNLLLTDYALLKDALHEPDMMRQVADFAFEEKNYGIACTLFEELLQQKEANAVAWQKTGYCHQRLNNYEKAAEAYERSLLLEEKASPWTVRQLAACYRAMQQYDKALRYTLEMLQEKPDDIDRLLRAGECYMHLADYDKALELLYKADYLAEKPGKTTRALAWTALKAKRLDVALKNYNRILEDKPLPEDFLNAAHAEWLSDNMPDAVRHYRQYLKLSPSVSDPFAADVELFRSYGKSDLDIALMTDALMT, translated from the coding sequence ATGGACCAAAACACTTTTCAAGTTCTCTACGACGATGCCACGCAGTGCCTCGAAAGCAACCGGCTTCTCAAAGCCCTTGATGCCCTAGACGGACTGGTGGCACTCGCTGCCGACTGGGACAACTCGCAGAAACTGAAAGACCTCAGGCAGGCGTATGCCATGATGCTCGAATACATGAGGCAGGGCATAGAAGACCCGCAGCGCGAGCAGATGTACAAGTCGTTCTACAGAAAAGCCTACGAAATAAGAAACGCCACATATTTCAAAAACTATTTCCAGTATGCCGACAATGCTCAGGCAGCAGCAAGGCGCACACTCGACAACCTCTCCAGAACAATCACTTTCAGCGACATAACCGACCCTGCCACGTCTTACCGAAACATTTTCGACTTGATATGGACGTCGGCTCAACTCACGACAGAGCAGGAACGCATAGTGGCGGATGCACTTGAAAGCAAAGAGGTTGGGCGGACAGCAAAATGCTTGATAATCAGTGCGATGATGATGTCTGCACTGTCGTGTTTCGATGTGGCAAAGATGAAAATCATGCTGAACCTTTGCGAACATGCTGATGTGCAAATCCGGGCAAGGGCACTCGTGGGATTCGTTATGGTGTTCATCGAGCATGAAGAGCAGGCAATGCTCTATCCCGAACTCGCAGCACAGTGGTCATTGTTCCTCGACCGTCAGGGTGCCAGAAACGATGTCCTCGCGCTGCAACTGCAACTCCTCCTGAGTCTCGAAACCAAAAACATAGCAAAGAGCCTGCAAGAGGACATCTTGCCCGAGATGATGAAGAATGCCCGAAAGTATTCCGAAAATGGCAATATCGACATTGAGCAGTTCAATGCGGAAATGACCGACCTCGGACTGAACCCCGAATGGGAAAATGATGCTAACAACAAGGAACTCGGCAAGAAAATAAAAAGCATCATAGAATGGCAGCAGAAAGGTGCCGACGTATATATGAGTTCCTTCTCCATGCTCAAGCAGCGCTTCCCCTTCTTTGATGTGGTAGCGAACTGGTTCTGCCCCTACGACGAAAACCACCCCGACCTGCACATCTCTGCCCCGATGCGCGACTTTACAAGGTTGCTCACCAACTCCGTGGCGTTGTGCAGTTCCGACAAGTACTCCTTCTGCCTCGTTCTCGCCGAGATGCCCGCACAGAACATCGAAATGCTGAAGGGGCAGATAGAAGGCATGATTGAAGGGAAAGACCTGGAACTTGATTTCGGAGACGATGGGCAGGCGGATATGAATGTCGCCATACGTGTCTATCTGCAGGACCTCTACCGCTTCTTCTGTCTCTACAGGCGCAGGGCAGGGTTGCCCAACCCTTTCGCAAACAACCTCCTGCTGACCGACTATGCGCTATTGAAAGACGCACTGCACGAACCCGATATGATGCGACAGGTGGCAGACTTCGCCTTCGAAGAGAAAAACTATGGCATAGCCTGTACGCTATTCGAAGAACTCTTGCAGCAGAAAGAGGCAAATGCAGTAGCATGGCAAAAAACGGGCTATTGCCACCAGCGCCTCAATAACTACGAAAAGGCTGCTGAGGCCTACGAGCGCTCACTCCTTCTCGAAGAAAAAGCCTCGCCGTGGACCGTCAGGCAACTCGCGGCATGCTATCGTGCGATGCAGCAATACGACAAAGCACTCAGATATACCCTCGAAATGCTTCAGGAAAAGCCTGATGACATCGACCGCTTGCTACGCGCAGGAGAATGTTATATGCATCTCGCTGACTACGACAAAGCACTCGAACTGCTCTACAAGGCAGATTACCTCGCAGAAAAGCCTGGAAAAACGACGCGCGCGCTTGCGTGGACGGCACTCAAAGCCAAAAGGCTTGACGTGGCACTGAAAAACTATAACCGCATACTCGAAGACAAACCCTTGCCCGAGGATTTCCTCAATGCAGCACACGCAGAATGGCTCAGCGACAACATGCCCGATGCCGTGAGGCATTACAGGCAATACCTCAAACTCAGCCCCTCCGTCTCAGACCCCTTCGCTGCCGATGTCGAACTCTTTAGGTCATACGGAAAATCAGACCTCGACATCGCGCTAATGACGGATGCCCTCATGACATAA
- a CDS encoding ABC transporter substrate-binding protein, which yields MKKILLFLSLALTLAACNSEETKTSAPEKKTNPKALNVALMPVIDCLPVYYAEQTGIYDSLGLELSITDKLSLFDLDAQMDVKTTDGIFTDVARVQYNKSKGKEWTVVMATNGKWALVANKNQRFTKVDQLTDRIVSISRYSASDFLAAQALKQNNMKYDDALRVQVNSLEVRLNMLNNNQVETAVLPQPFLARATEKGHKVLMAYEGADNNLGCIAFKKTALTDKRKAKQVELFVKGYNRAADIINRKGRKACDSLLIKHYNVPAKALPKVVLPKYEHARLPIDPTFTDVSNMLYEINAIKRTFGLYETCDERFLKQ from the coding sequence ATGAAAAAAATACTGCTGTTTTTATCGCTTGCACTCACTTTGGCTGCCTGCAACTCCGAAGAGACGAAAACCTCGGCGCCCGAAAAGAAAACCAATCCCAAAGCGCTGAATGTCGCGCTGATGCCCGTAATCGACTGTCTGCCGGTGTATTATGCAGAGCAGACAGGCATCTACGACTCGCTGGGGCTCGAACTGTCAATCACCGACAAACTCTCACTCTTCGACCTTGACGCACAGATGGACGTAAAGACCACAGACGGCATCTTCACCGATGTGGCACGCGTGCAGTACAACAAGAGCAAGGGCAAGGAGTGGACAGTAGTCATGGCAACAAACGGGAAATGGGCGCTCGTGGCAAACAAGAACCAGCGCTTCACAAAGGTGGACCAACTCACGGACCGGATAGTGTCTATATCCAGATATTCCGCCTCCGATTTCCTCGCAGCACAGGCACTCAAGCAAAACAATATGAAATACGACGATGCCCTGAGAGTGCAGGTCAACAGCCTCGAAGTACGGCTGAATATGCTTAATAATAATCAGGTGGAGACAGCAGTCCTGCCGCAGCCCTTCCTCGCGCGTGCAACGGAGAAAGGACACAAGGTGCTCATGGCATACGAGGGAGCGGATAATAACCTCGGTTGCATAGCCTTCAAAAAGACTGCCCTGACAGACAAGAGGAAAGCAAAACAGGTGGAACTCTTCGTCAAGGGCTACAACCGCGCCGCAGACATCATCAACAGAAAAGGTCGCAAAGCCTGCGACTCACTGCTCATAAAGCATTACAACGTACCAGCGAAGGCTCTTCCGAAAGTTGTCCTCCCAAAGTACGAACACGCCCGCCTGCCCATCGACCCTACATTCACCGATGTCAGCAACATGCTCTACGAAATAAATGCCATAAAGCGCACCTTCGGACTCTACGAAACATGCGATGAGCGGTTTCTTAAGCAGTGA
- a CDS encoding phosphoglycerate kinase, whose translation MTIDTCNFKDQKVIVRVDFNVPLDENGKITDDTRIRGALPTLKKVLADGGALIIMSHMGKPKGKVNPKFSLSQITDAVSEALGVPVQFAPDCAKAADQAAALKPGEVLLLENLRFYPEEEGKPVGVEKGTPEFDEAKKEMKERQKEFAKTLASYADCYIMDAFGTAHRSHASTAVVADYFDEDHKMHGYLMEKEVNAVDNVLSNIQRPFTAIMGGSKVSTKIGIIENLLGKVDNLILCGGMTYTFAKALGGKIGNSICEDDKLDLALDIIKQAKEKGVNLVLGVDCVAGDDFKNDCNTQVCPAKDIPDGWEGLDAGPETRERFADVIKSAKTILWNGPAGVFEFDNFAAGSRAIAEAIAEATENGAFSLIGGGDSVACINKFGMADKVSYISTGGGALLEAIEGKELPGIAAIKG comes from the coding sequence ATGACAATCGACACTTGTAATTTCAAAGACCAGAAGGTCATCGTACGCGTGGACTTCAATGTGCCACTCGACGAAAATGGTAAAATTACCGACGATACTCGTATCCGCGGCGCACTGCCCACATTAAAGAAAGTGCTTGCCGACGGTGGTGCGCTCATCATCATGTCGCACATGGGTAAGCCAAAAGGCAAAGTGAACCCCAAGTTCTCTCTCAGCCAGATTACTGACGCAGTGAGCGAGGCGCTCGGAGTGCCCGTACAGTTCGCTCCCGACTGCGCAAAGGCTGCCGACCAGGCTGCAGCGCTCAAACCAGGCGAAGTGCTCCTGCTCGAAAACCTCCGCTTCTATCCGGAAGAGGAAGGTAAGCCGGTAGGTGTTGAAAAGGGTACCCCCGAATTTGACGAGGCAAAGAAAGAAATGAAAGAAAGGCAGAAGGAGTTTGCCAAAACTCTCGCTTCTTACGCTGACTGCTACATCATGGACGCTTTCGGTACAGCGCACCGCAGCCATGCTTCAACAGCCGTAGTGGCAGACTATTTCGACGAGGACCACAAGATGCACGGCTATCTCATGGAGAAAGAAGTGAATGCTGTTGACAATGTGCTTTCAAACATCCAGCGTCCGTTCACAGCCATCATGGGAGGCTCGAAAGTTTCTACAAAGATTGGTATCATTGAGAACCTGCTCGGTAAGGTGGATAACCTCATCCTCTGCGGCGGTATGACCTACACTTTTGCAAAAGCATTGGGTGGCAAAATTGGTAACTCTATCTGTGAAGATGATAAACTCGATCTCGCTCTTGACATCATCAAGCAGGCTAAGGAAAAAGGTGTAAATCTCGTGCTTGGCGTGGACTGCGTGGCAGGCGACGACTTCAAGAACGACTGCAACACACAAGTATGTCCCGCCAAAGACATTCCCGACGGTTGGGAAGGTCTCGATGCCGGACCTGAAACACGCGAAAGATTTGCAGATGTCATCAAGTCTGCAAAGACTATCCTTTGGAATGGTCCTGCAGGTGTGTTTGAGTTCGACAACTTCGCCGCAGGTAGCAGGGCTATTGCTGAAGCCATTGCTGAAGCAACAGAAAACGGCGCATTCTCACTCATTGGTGGTGGCGACTCCGTGGCTTGTATCAACAAGTTCGGCATGGCAGACAAGGTAAGTTACATCTCTACCGGCGGTGGAGCACTTCTCGAAGCCATCGAAGGAAAAGAACTGCCTGGTATTGCAGCAATAAAAGGCTAA
- the nth gene encoding endonuclease III has protein sequence MRKKERYDFVISTLEKKFGVMDTELSYTSPFELLIATVLSAQCTDKRVNMVTPSLFRDYPTPEAMALAEPDVIFEYIRSVSYPNSKAKYLVGIGKALTERFAGEVPQTMEELTQLPGVGRKTANVVSAFAFGKQALAVDTHVFRVSRRIGLVPQKCTTPYAVEKELLKNIPSGKISLAHSWILLQGRYTCTARKPKCSKCELKEACRWFEKNHASAEL, from the coding sequence ATGAGGAAAAAGGAAAGATACGACTTTGTCATCTCTACACTCGAAAAGAAGTTCGGCGTGATGGACACCGAACTCTCCTACACGAGTCCTTTCGAATTGCTCATTGCCACAGTGCTGTCAGCGCAATGCACCGACAAGCGCGTCAACATGGTCACGCCAAGCCTCTTTCGCGACTATCCCACACCTGAGGCAATGGCACTTGCCGAGCCCGACGTCATCTTTGAGTATATCCGCTCCGTGAGTTATCCAAACAGTAAGGCAAAGTACCTCGTCGGCATAGGTAAGGCACTGACTGAGCGCTTCGCAGGCGAAGTGCCGCAAACCATGGAAGAACTCACGCAGTTGCCGGGAGTGGGCAGGAAGACGGCAAATGTGGTTTCTGCCTTCGCCTTCGGAAAGCAGGCACTCGCTGTAGATACGCACGTCTTCAGAGTGAGCCGGCGCATAGGACTTGTGCCGCAGAAATGCACCACGCCTTATGCCGTAGAGAAAGAACTGCTCAAAAACATACCGTCAGGGAAAATATCGCTCGCGCACAGTTGGATTCTCCTGCAAGGACGCTACACCTGTACGGCAAGAAAACCAAAATGTTCAAAATGCGAACTCAAGGAGGCATGCCGCTGGTTTGAGAAGAACCATGCATCGGCAGAACTGTGA
- a CDS encoding riboflavin synthase has protein sequence MFSGIVEAMAKVVAIEKEQDNIHFTLECPFAEELHIDQSVAHNGVCLTITKLNGKTYTTTAMRETLLRSNLGLLKVGDEVNVERSMQMNGRLDGHIVQGHVDQTAKCTAVEDANGSAIFTFEYEADKEMARRGYFTVDKGSVTVNGTSLTVCNPTDNSFQVNIIPYTLENTNFKHIKPGTIVNIEFDILGKYIARLRHFEE, from the coding sequence ATGTTTTCAGGAATAGTGGAAGCCATGGCTAAGGTCGTGGCAATAGAAAAAGAGCAGGATAACATACACTTCACCCTCGAATGTCCCTTCGCCGAAGAACTCCACATCGACCAGAGTGTGGCGCACAACGGCGTATGCCTCACCATAACGAAACTCAACGGCAAGACATACACCACCACCGCCATGCGCGAAACGCTCCTGCGCTCCAACCTCGGATTGCTCAAGGTGGGCGACGAAGTGAACGTGGAGCGCTCCATGCAGATGAACGGACGGCTCGACGGGCACATCGTGCAGGGACATGTGGACCAGACGGCAAAGTGCACCGCAGTGGAGGATGCTAACGGCAGCGCCATTTTCACATTCGAATACGAAGCGGACAAGGAAATGGCACGAAGGGGTTATTTCACTGTGGATAAAGGCAGCGTAACAGTCAACGGCACAAGTCTGACGGTGTGCAACCCGACAGACAACTCCTTCCAGGTGAACATCATACCCTACACGCTCGAAAATACCAACTTCAAGCATATCAAGCCCGGTACGATCGTCAACATAGAATTCGACATACTCGGCAAATACATCGCTCGGTTGCGACATTTCGAAGAATGA
- a CDS encoding alpha amylase C-terminal domain-containing protein, with product MKKTAKPQRLKIVKDDPWLEPFEEAIQGRHNRVLEKKYELTRDKMPLADFADGHLYFGLHRTARQWVLREWAPNATAIYLIGDFNNWTESEEYAFQRVKGTNNWEIKLPAKALKHGDLYKMKVHWNGGCGERIPAWANRVVQDDATKIFSAQVWSPEKPYEFKKKSFKPDVNPLLIYECHIGMGQNAEKVGTYNEFRENVLPRVIEDGYNCIQLMAIQEHPYYGSFGYHVSSFFAPSSRFGTPDELKQLIDEAHQNGIAVIMDLVQSHAVKNEIEGLGNLAGDPNQYFYPGDRHEHPAWDSLCFDYGKNEVIHFLLSNCKYWLTEFNFDGFRFDGVTSMLYYSHGLGEAFGGYGDYYNGAQDDNAITYLTLANLLIHEVKPKAITIAEEVSGMPGLAMPFKYGGMDFNYRLAMNVPDYWIKTIKEQADENWKPSSIFWELTNRRAGEMNVSYCESHDQALVGDKTIIFRLIDADMYWHFKKGDENEMARRGIALHKMIRLVTASTINGGYLNFMGNEFGHPEWIDFPREGNGWSYKYARRQWNLVDNKELCYHWLGDFDKEMLEVIKSEKNFQKTPVVEIWHNDGDQILAYTRGDLLFVFNFSPTRSYTDYGFMLPEGSYDVVLNTDAKKFGGNGFADDSVEHLTNFDPLLKKDGKGWLKLYIPARSAVVLRKRINR from the coding sequence ATGAAAAAGACTGCAAAACCACAACGTCTGAAAATTGTTAAGGACGACCCATGGCTCGAACCTTTCGAAGAGGCGATTCAGGGAAGGCACAATCGTGTACTCGAGAAAAAATACGAACTCACACGCGACAAAATGCCACTGGCTGACTTTGCCGACGGACACCTCTACTTCGGTTTGCATCGCACAGCGCGGCAATGGGTGCTCAGGGAATGGGCACCAAATGCTACGGCAATATATCTCATTGGCGATTTCAACAACTGGACTGAAAGCGAAGAATATGCCTTCCAACGTGTAAAAGGCACAAACAATTGGGAAATAAAACTGCCCGCAAAGGCACTGAAACATGGCGACCTCTACAAGATGAAAGTCCACTGGAATGGCGGATGTGGAGAACGCATACCGGCATGGGCAAACAGGGTAGTGCAGGACGATGCAACGAAGATTTTCAGCGCACAGGTGTGGAGCCCGGAGAAACCCTATGAATTCAAGAAAAAGTCATTCAAGCCCGATGTCAATCCACTCCTTATATATGAATGCCATATCGGTATGGGGCAGAATGCCGAAAAAGTGGGGACGTACAACGAATTCCGGGAAAACGTACTGCCGCGAGTGATAGAAGACGGCTACAACTGCATACAACTCATGGCAATTCAGGAACACCCCTACTACGGCAGTTTCGGTTATCACGTCAGCAGTTTCTTCGCACCAAGTTCACGCTTCGGTACGCCCGACGAACTGAAACAACTCATCGACGAGGCACATCAGAACGGAATAGCAGTCATCATGGACCTCGTGCAGAGCCATGCCGTGAAAAATGAAATAGAAGGACTTGGAAACCTTGCAGGCGACCCCAACCAGTATTTCTACCCGGGCGACCGGCATGAACATCCCGCGTGGGACAGCCTCTGTTTCGACTATGGCAAGAACGAAGTGATACACTTCCTGCTGTCCAACTGCAAATACTGGCTCACAGAGTTCAACTTCGACGGATTCCGCTTCGACGGCGTAACATCCATGCTCTACTACAGCCACGGACTGGGCGAAGCCTTCGGAGGCTACGGCGACTACTATAACGGCGCACAGGACGACAATGCCATCACATACCTCACACTCGCCAACTTGCTCATACACGAGGTGAAGCCAAAGGCAATAACCATAGCAGAGGAGGTGTCGGGTATGCCCGGATTGGCTATGCCTTTTAAATATGGAGGAATGGACTTCAACTACCGACTCGCCATGAATGTGCCCGACTATTGGATCAAGACTATTAAGGAACAGGCAGACGAAAACTGGAAACCAAGCAGCATATTCTGGGAACTGACCAACCGCAGGGCAGGGGAGATGAACGTGTCATACTGCGAAAGCCACGACCAGGCACTCGTGGGCGACAAGACCATCATCTTCCGACTTATTGATGCCGACATGTACTGGCACTTCAAGAAAGGCGACGAAAACGAAATGGCAAGACGAGGTATAGCCTTGCACAAAATGATTCGCCTCGTTACAGCATCAACCATAAACGGAGGATACCTCAACTTCATGGGAAATGAATTCGGACACCCGGAATGGATAGACTTCCCGCGCGAAGGAAACGGATGGAGTTATAAGTACGCACGGCGTCAATGGAACCTCGTCGACAACAAGGAACTGTGCTACCACTGGCTCGGCGATTTCGACAAGGAAATGCTCGAAGTCATCAAGAGCGAGAAAAATTTCCAAAAAACGCCTGTCGTGGAAATCTGGCACAACGACGGCGACCAAATCCTGGCATATACACGAGGAGACCTGCTGTTTGTGTTCAACTTCAGCCCAACAAGGAGTTACACCGACTATGGTTTCATGCTTCCCGAAGGCTCCTACGACGTGGTGCTCAATACCGATGCCAAGAAATTCGGCGGAAACGGATTTGCAGACGACTCTGTGGAACACCTCACCAATTTTGACCCGCTCCTGAAGAAGGACGGAAAGGGCTGGCTCAAACTCTACATACCGGCACGAAGTGCAGTGGTGCTCCGGAAAAGAATAAATAGATAG
- a CDS encoding MORN repeat-containing protein: MKKIILIFSAIIICLTASAQALRSGSKRLRDGAMYTGPLLKDKPEGKGKAEYPDNSTYEGDFTKGLRNGYGTFTKPNGERYEGKWFKGEMHGPGTYYYKNNNHYVGEWYRNKKEGQGLMKYYNGDVYEGHWEKDVRSGKGKYTYKSGVVYTGDWANDKKNGEGIFEWPDGTRYKGHWVDDKRSGKGKNTFSDGEVYEGEWRQDVPWGTGKYFYKNGDVYEGEYYAGNRQGFGVYKMKAGGVYKGQFQNGIQSGQGEQRYRDGSTYVGQWKNGKRDGYGVYRERSGASYEGGWRANMMEGEGILKKSDGTEIRGTFVANAIDGNFVQIRKDGTKLYGHYSNGVENGTFITRDSRGNIIDRKNYVNGRLVR, translated from the coding sequence ATGAAGAAAATCATTCTCATTTTCTCCGCAATCATAATCTGCCTCACCGCCTCAGCACAGGCGCTCAGGTCTGGAAGCAAGCGACTTAGGGACGGCGCTATGTACACAGGTCCGCTTTTGAAGGATAAACCCGAAGGAAAGGGAAAGGCTGAATATCCCGACAATTCCACGTACGAGGGAGACTTCACTAAAGGCTTGAGAAACGGTTATGGCACTTTCACCAAACCAAATGGAGAGAGGTATGAAGGCAAGTGGTTCAAAGGCGAAATGCACGGACCGGGCACATACTATTATAAGAACAACAACCACTACGTAGGCGAATGGTATAGAAATAAGAAGGAGGGGCAAGGTCTGATGAAGTATTACAATGGCGATGTATATGAAGGCCATTGGGAAAAGGATGTCAGAAGCGGAAAAGGAAAATATACCTATAAGTCTGGAGTGGTTTATACTGGCGACTGGGCAAACGACAAGAAAAACGGAGAAGGCATCTTCGAATGGCCCGACGGAACGAGATATAAAGGTCATTGGGTGGACGACAAACGTTCAGGAAAAGGAAAAAACACATTCTCCGACGGAGAAGTTTATGAAGGCGAATGGAGACAGGACGTGCCGTGGGGTACAGGAAAATACTTCTATAAGAACGGCGATGTGTATGAAGGTGAGTATTATGCCGGCAACCGACAAGGCTTCGGTGTTTACAAAATGAAGGCGGGAGGCGTTTATAAAGGACAATTCCAGAATGGCATACAGTCCGGACAGGGCGAGCAACGCTATCGGGACGGAAGCACATACGTGGGACAATGGAAAAACGGCAAGCGCGACGGATATGGCGTTTACAGGGAGCGGTCCGGAGCGTCCTACGAAGGAGGATGGCGTGCCAATATGATGGAAGGCGAAGGCATACTCAAAAAAAGCGACGGAACTGAAATAAGAGGTACTTTTGTTGCAAATGCCATAGACGGCAACTTCGTACAAATAAGAAAGGACGGAACAAAACTTTATGGCCACTATTCAAATGGTGTTGAAAACGGAACATTCATCACGCGCGACAGCCGCGGAAACATTATCGACCGAAAGAACTATGTGAATGGCAGGCTCGTAAGATAA